The Candidatus Methylomirabilis limnetica genome has a window encoding:
- a CDS encoding AAA family ATPase translates to MDSAEHAFPPTLLTQPWPERLKHFHGYIMGHPHLVAAKDRLLAAIRELEPNSLVLVLGPTGVGKTTLKNGIEKELTKGLQEAMVTDPGRMPFISVEAVAPESGNFNWRDYFRRLLLQGAEPLVDHKRKGSLTEEEGMPVLPLIPGTRRTGAEYQHAVEQLLRCRRPEAVLIDEAQHLAIMVSGRKLSDQLDVIKSLANRSSTPHVLFGTYGLLPFRNLSGQLSRRSLDIHLPRYRADDSRQWEIFLHVLRDFESQLPLRERPDLVQHADFLYERSIGLVGVVKNWLLRTLAPALEAGKTTLTLRDLERHVLSVPQCQKILSEALNGEDQMAESAAERARLRTTLGLDTNHTGAQPRTTEGATQNGSKAAAARATKLRPGRRRPKRDEIGTVVSSHV, encoded by the coding sequence ATGGATTCTGCGGAACATGCATTCCCCCCCACCCTCCTGACTCAGCCGTGGCCCGAACGGCTCAAGCACTTTCACGGCTATATCATGGGGCACCCGCACCTGGTGGCCGCCAAGGATCGACTGCTGGCAGCCATTCGAGAACTAGAGCCCAATTCGCTGGTTCTGGTCCTCGGTCCCACCGGCGTCGGCAAGACGACGTTAAAGAACGGAATTGAGAAAGAGCTCACCAAGGGCCTCCAGGAGGCAATGGTGACCGACCCCGGGAGGATGCCGTTCATCAGCGTCGAGGCGGTCGCGCCCGAGTCGGGCAACTTTAACTGGCGCGACTACTTCCGGCGGCTCCTGCTCCAGGGGGCAGAGCCGCTGGTGGACCACAAGCGGAAGGGCTCGCTGACGGAGGAAGAGGGCATGCCTGTCCTGCCGCTCATTCCCGGTACGAGAAGGACCGGAGCGGAATACCAGCACGCCGTCGAACAGCTTTTGCGCTGCCGACGGCCGGAGGCGGTCCTGATTGACGAAGCGCAACACCTCGCCATCATGGTTTCAGGGCGTAAATTGTCCGATCAACTCGATGTCATCAAGTCGCTTGCGAATCGCAGCAGCACGCCCCATGTCCTGTTCGGGACCTATGGACTGCTCCCGTTCCGCAACTTAAGTGGTCAGTTGAGCCGCCGCAGCCTGGATATCCACCTTCCGCGCTATCGGGCCGACGACTCCCGGCAATGGGAGATTTTCCTCCATGTACTGCGGGACTTCGAGTCGCAGCTACCGCTCCGGGAGCGCCCGGACCTCGTCCAGCATGCGGATTTTCTGTACGAACGCAGCATTGGCCTCGTGGGGGTGGTCAAAAACTGGTTGCTGCGGACGCTTGCCCCCGCGCTGGAAGCCGGGAAGACGACCCTCACTCTGCGCGACCTGGAGCGGCATGTACTCTCCGTCCCGCAATGCCAGAAGATTTTGTCAGAGGCGCTGAACGGTGAGGACCAGATGGCCGAGAGCGCCGCTGAGCGCGCGCGGCTGCGCACGACCCTGGGGCTGGATACCAATCACACTGGCGCACAACCGCGGACAACGGAGGGGGCCACCCAGAACGGCTCCAAGGCCGCTGCGGCGCGGGCCACGAAGCTCCGACCTGGTCGGCGCCGGCCTAAGCGCGATGAGATTGGCACCGTGGTCTCCAGCCATGTATGA
- a CDS encoding TniQ family protein, whose amino-acid sequence MYEPWDLSPPVVPPRSSLYCLEPIGIGTPFVESLTGYIARLACAHAVSVADLVKLKLIGDMAKSLPLSPQGGTPHWTSRHGFNPMGYTLNCMTDTSGKWIEALEAATLRRDLSALTLLPFAGGVTAPFLVRKVRAWCPRCYQERREANSDVYDSLLWALRVVTVCPRHQQQLVTTCPHCDREQHPLAAYSYPGSCSRCRRWLGLQQDTSGADGATRQEVVEYQFWVANTLGEFLATALRLPSRLPRPNIRQNLWSYVNHLTGGNMTAFADLVQSPRIRICSWLAGQRIPRLDSLLRVCYHLGISLVTLVTGDPWDPDVSGPLKESARFRPNRGRVWPHRPNEVRRVLKAALHEEPTPSVAAIAHRMGYSGTGRLYQVDQDLCRRITANHRRARYSPGRKRPGAGRICDEATIKQSLEQSLAQAQPTALHRLAQRLGYANAVVLRSKYPDLCRAISAKRIALRKTRLNAVELALQAALEEDPPPSLREMTRRLGPSWLQSLRQHFPVLCDALENRRKQYRDSRGAELQKAFMALLSEDPPPSVVKACQRVGVSQGTFSSKFPDLRSAVAARYVKHRAEAKQKRKELLREKIRHSVLQLHRQGIFPSWSRVMSLLSKDSLKDWDLRARYFKEARQELE is encoded by the coding sequence ATGTATGAGCCCTGGGACCTGTCCCCTCCTGTCGTGCCACCGCGAAGTTCCCTATACTGCCTGGAGCCCATCGGCATTGGCACACCCTTCGTAGAGAGTCTCACAGGCTATATTGCCAGGCTGGCATGCGCGCATGCGGTTTCGGTGGCAGATCTGGTTAAGCTGAAGCTTATAGGAGATATGGCGAAGAGTCTACCGTTGAGCCCTCAAGGGGGAACACCGCATTGGACCTCTCGGCATGGCTTCAACCCGATGGGTTATACCCTCAATTGCATGACAGACACATCAGGAAAATGGATCGAGGCGTTGGAAGCCGCCACCCTACGCCGGGATCTCTCCGCGTTAACCCTCCTACCCTTTGCAGGTGGGGTCACCGCGCCGTTCCTTGTTCGCAAGGTTCGCGCGTGGTGCCCACGCTGTTATCAGGAGAGACGAGAGGCGAACAGCGACGTGTATGACTCCCTGCTCTGGGCTCTCCGCGTGGTAACAGTCTGCCCGCGGCATCAACAGCAGTTAGTAACCACGTGCCCGCACTGTGATCGAGAGCAACACCCCCTGGCCGCCTATTCGTACCCTGGCTCTTGCTCGCGATGTCGGCGCTGGCTTGGTCTTCAACAAGACACGAGCGGGGCCGACGGGGCAACTCGCCAAGAGGTAGTGGAGTATCAGTTCTGGGTGGCCAACACTCTCGGCGAATTCCTCGCGACGGCGCTACGCTTGCCGTCTCGATTGCCAAGGCCCAATATTAGGCAGAATCTCTGGTCCTATGTCAATCACCTCACCGGGGGCAACATGACGGCCTTCGCCGACCTCGTCCAGTCCCCTCGGATCCGAATCTGCTCCTGGCTAGCAGGGCAGCGTATCCCACGTCTCGATTCCCTACTGCGGGTATGCTACCACCTGGGGATCTCACTGGTCACGCTTGTCACCGGCGATCCGTGGGACCCCGATGTCAGCGGGCCTCTGAAGGAGTCAGCCCGCTTCCGGCCCAACAGAGGCCGTGTGTGGCCTCATCGCCCGAACGAAGTACGTCGTGTGCTCAAAGCGGCCCTTCATGAGGAACCCACTCCCAGCGTTGCTGCAATTGCCCACCGCATGGGTTACAGTGGGACAGGCCGCCTCTACCAAGTCGATCAAGATCTGTGCAGACGGATTACGGCCAACCACCGCAGGGCAAGATATTCCCCGGGGCGGAAAAGGCCGGGGGCGGGAAGAATCTGTGATGAGGCCACTATCAAGCAATCTCTCGAGCAATCCCTCGCCCAAGCGCAGCCCACCGCGCTCCATCGTCTTGCCCAGCGCCTCGGATACGCCAATGCTGTTGTCCTGCGCTCGAAGTACCCCGATCTCTGTCGGGCGATCAGTGCTAAGCGCATTGCGTTGAGGAAGACCCGTCTAAACGCAGTTGAACTAGCACTACAAGCAGCCCTCGAGGAGGATCCGCCACCCTCATTGCGCGAGATGACTAGACGACTAGGCCCCTCATGGCTCCAATCCCTGCGACAGCATTTCCCAGTCCTGTGCGACGCCCTTGAGAACCGACGCAAACAATACCGCGACAGCCGCGGGGCAGAACTGCAAAAAGCATTTATGGCCCTGTTGTCCGAGGATCCACCGCCCTCTGTCGTCAAGGCATGTCAGCGGGTTGGGGTATCGCAGGGCACCTTTTCTTCAAAGTTTCCCGATCTACGGAGTGCTGTTGCGGCAAGGTATGTGAAGCATCGGGCAGAAGCTAAACAAAAGCGGAAAGAATTGTTGCGTGAAAAAATACGTCATAGTGTGTTGCAGCTTCATCGTCAGGGTATATTCCCTTCTTGGTCACGTGTGATGAGTCTTCTAAGCAAAGACTCTCTGAAAGATTGGGATCTTCGCGCTAGATATTTCAAGGAAGCCAGACAAGAGTTAGAATGA
- a CDS encoding class I SAM-dependent methyltransferase, protein MGHKKAGYVPALGWDFLTPLYDPLVRLTTREMSFKSRLLDEAGIDEAARILDVGCGTGTLLLLAKRRSKSLLAIGLDGDMNVLGIARSKAHRQVEEIALVQAFCFDIPFADGAFDRVLSSLMLHHLTRSEKVRTLEEIFRVLRPEGELHVADWGRPHTLLMHALAFSVRLGDSFARTADNMKGLLPALFRDAGFEEVSETARLATLFGTLSLYKARKPSTAAAQGHAGSFSVRNYKVDRLKTEGC, encoded by the coding sequence ATGGGTCATAAGAAGGCGGGATATGTCCCGGCGCTGGGCTGGGATTTTCTCACCCCGCTCTACGATCCCCTGGTTCGCCTTACTACGCGCGAGATGAGCTTCAAAAGTCGCCTCCTGGATGAAGCAGGCATCGACGAAGCCGCTCGGATTCTCGACGTGGGATGCGGCACGGGGACGCTACTCCTGCTAGCGAAGCGCAGGTCAAAATCTCTGTTGGCTATTGGCCTGGATGGTGATATGAACGTTCTGGGTATTGCGAGGTCAAAAGCCCACAGGCAGGTCGAAGAAATCGCGCTGGTCCAGGCGTTCTGCTTTGATATCCCGTTTGCCGATGGCGCGTTCGATCGAGTCCTCTCGAGCCTGATGCTGCACCATCTGACGCGATCCGAGAAGGTCCGAACGCTGGAAGAGATCTTTCGCGTCCTGCGCCCAGAGGGAGAGCTGCACGTCGCCGACTGGGGGCGACCCCACACCCTGCTCATGCATGCGCTGGCTTTTTCTGTGCGCCTCGGTGACAGTTTCGCCAGGACTGCTGACAACATGAAGGGGCTCCTGCCTGCGCTCTTCCGGGACGCCGGGTTTGAGGAAGTCTCGGAAACGGCTCGGCTTGCAACGCTATTTGGTACGTTGTCGCTGTATAAGGCGCGCAAGCCATCCACGGCTGCCGCTCAGGGGCACGCCGGAAGCTTCTCTGTGCGTAACTACAAGGTAGATAGGCTAAAGACTGAAGGTTGTTAG
- a CDS encoding heavy metal-binding domain-containing protein, which produces MVTVAAILFVVLALFGFAWPFLHSYRLKRRRINLDTEIRLSQNRITVVTSDSIPERVTEQVLGSITGTSQIPASNDEERKLAEREAMYSLIEQALQLGANAVIDLNMTTESFEFTEPKKFLVFPAATWTATKVIYVGTAVKVI; this is translated from the coding sequence ATGGTTACTGTAGCCGCTATACTCTTTGTAGTGTTGGCCTTATTTGGTTTTGCTTGGCCTTTTCTTCACTCTTATCGACTGAAGAGGAGACGGATCAACCTGGATACGGAGATCCGGCTTTCCCAGAATCGGATCACTGTAGTCACCTCCGACTCCATCCCGGAGCGTGTAACGGAACAGGTGCTGGGTTCAATAACGGGAACGTCGCAAATACCCGCCTCAAACGATGAGGAGCGGAAGCTGGCCGAGCGAGAGGCGATGTACAGCCTTATCGAGCAAGCGCTACAGTTGGGGGCCAACGCGGTTATCGATCTGAACATGACCACAGAAAGTTTCGAGTTCACAGAACCGAAGAAGTTCCTCGTCTTCCCCGCTGCCACTTGGACGGCCACAAAGGTGATCTACGTGGGGACGGCTGTGAAGGTGATCTAG
- a CDS encoding transporter yields the protein MTSCLRATAALLLILWVGWFVRSAEAKDLKNTIRNLYGIQGIHVEPSPFFPVETSFQASSLQGLDQLNNQVTSAIGVPSFNSSVTGFTFDIERGIPVRTTESLGPMLTERATTLGVSKLNVAGSYTRVSFTRLDGKDLNNLQLTFRRNDAGEGCDPSIPQSLARCDTIRAKLKVDLSEDIFAFIATYGLTSVWDVGLVVPLTHIRLFARTSADIFHVDTLGITKPGTTQIGNIPIHQFGPNSTPPDASGGGDETGLGDIILRTKYNFLRNSGGLTPDLAFLFEVKLPTGDEKRLLGTGGTNLAGLLIASKTYGRWLTPHVNVGYEINTKDLEQNTIRYALGFDARLLSELSFDADVIGRHKPEGNGTGNHIMDLSLGVKWNPLNSLIFRTNVQIPLNKNSGLRADFIPTVGVEYLF from the coding sequence ATGACCTCATGCCTCCGAGCCACCGCAGCTCTTTTGCTGATCCTTTGGGTCGGATGGTTCGTCCGTTCCGCCGAGGCTAAGGATCTCAAGAATACCATCAGGAATCTCTACGGCATCCAGGGGATTCACGTCGAGCCGAGCCCCTTTTTCCCAGTGGAAACCAGTTTTCAGGCATCGTCTCTCCAGGGACTCGACCAACTTAACAATCAGGTGACCTCCGCTATAGGAGTTCCCTCGTTCAACTCATCCGTGACCGGGTTCACCTTCGATATTGAACGCGGAATCCCGGTCCGCACCACTGAAAGCCTCGGCCCCATGCTCACGGAGCGCGCGACCACCCTGGGGGTCAGTAAGCTCAACGTGGCAGGCAGTTACACTCGGGTCAGCTTCACCAGGCTAGATGGAAAAGATCTCAACAATCTGCAGCTAACCTTCCGCCGCAACGATGCGGGCGAGGGCTGTGATCCCAGCATTCCACAATCTCTAGCACGTTGCGACACTATCCGCGCCAAGCTCAAGGTCGATCTCAGCGAAGACATTTTTGCATTTATCGCGACCTACGGCCTCACCTCTGTATGGGATGTGGGGCTCGTCGTCCCCCTTACTCATATTCGACTCTTTGCCAGGACTTCTGCTGATATCTTCCATGTTGACACTCTCGGTATCACCAAGCCAGGTACTACCCAAATAGGCAACATCCCGATCCACCAGTTCGGACCCAATTCGACTCCACCCGACGCCTCCGGAGGCGGCGATGAGACCGGCCTCGGGGATATCATCCTTCGAACGAAATACAACTTCCTGCGCAACTCCGGCGGCTTGACCCCGGACCTGGCATTTCTGTTCGAAGTGAAGCTTCCGACAGGAGATGAGAAACGGCTCCTGGGAACCGGCGGGACGAACCTGGCTGGCCTCCTTATAGCATCCAAAACCTATGGGCGATGGCTCACGCCTCACGTCAACGTTGGCTACGAGATCAACACTAAGGATCTTGAGCAGAACACCATCAGGTATGCCCTCGGTTTCGACGCGCGCCTTCTGTCAGAGCTGTCGTTTGACGCCGACGTGATCGGTCGCCATAAGCCTGAAGGAAACGGAACCGGGAACCACATCATGGACCTGTCCCTCGGCGTGAAATGGAATCCTCTCAATTCCTTGATCTTCCGGACGAACGTCCAGATTCCCCTGAACAAAAATAGCGGCCTCCGGGCAGATTTTATTCCCACAGTAGGGGTCGAGTATCTTTTCTAA
- a CDS encoding ABC transporter substrate-binding protein produces MSLLTTRIASLIFVACVIVGAIVHSSTPAEAAKIIALKSADVDVYNEALEGFKSVLQGSAIVEYDMEGDLQKGKKFLARLKSGPKPDLILAVGIWALQAAIEEIQDIPVVFAMVLNPTTVIRQDTRNITGASMNIPNEQQLALLKKVSPQIRRIGIIYDPSQTGFLVRQAERIAKDHGLRLVTKAITSPKESFAALDAMQDEIDALWILPDLTVLAPESVQYMLLFSFRHKIPVLGLSENQARMGALLGLSFESGWDIGSQAAELADEILSGRNVEDIPYTTARKVRLTVNLKTAVKLGVHIPKELLDRAAVVIR; encoded by the coding sequence ATGTCACTCCTGACAACTCGCATCGCTTCCCTCATCTTTGTAGCTTGCGTCATCGTTGGAGCGATTGTTCACTCCTCGACGCCGGCAGAGGCCGCAAAGATTATTGCGCTCAAGAGCGCCGATGTCGATGTCTATAATGAAGCGCTGGAGGGATTCAAGAGCGTTTTGCAGGGATCGGCTATCGTCGAGTACGATATGGAGGGAGACCTCCAGAAGGGTAAGAAGTTCCTGGCGCGACTCAAGTCAGGCCCCAAGCCGGATCTCATCCTTGCGGTAGGGATCTGGGCCTTACAGGCTGCGATCGAAGAGATACAAGACATCCCAGTTGTCTTTGCCATGGTGTTGAACCCCACCACAGTGATCAGACAGGACACCCGCAATATCACCGGGGCCAGTATGAATATTCCTAATGAGCAACAGCTTGCCCTGCTAAAAAAAGTCTCGCCCCAGATAAGAAGAATCGGCATCATCTATGATCCCTCTCAGACCGGCTTTTTGGTGAGGCAGGCTGAACGAATCGCCAAAGATCATGGTCTCAGGCTCGTCACAAAGGCCATTACCTCGCCCAAGGAGTCGTTCGCTGCCCTCGATGCCATGCAGGATGAGATCGACGCTCTCTGGATCTTGCCGGATCTGACCGTTCTGGCGCCGGAATCGGTCCAGTACATGCTGCTCTTCTCCTTCAGACATAAGATTCCTGTTCTGGGTCTCTCAGAAAATCAGGCTCGGATGGGCGCCCTACTCGGCCTCTCCTTTGAAAGTGGATGGGATATCGGGAGCCAGGCCGCTGAGTTGGCGGACGAGATCCTTTCCGGTCGAAACGTCGAGGACATCCCATATACGACAGCGAGAAAGGTGCGGTTAACGGTGAATCTGAAAACCGCCGTTAAGCTCGGTGTGCATATCCCGAAGGAGCTCCTCGACCGAGCGGCCGTCGTGATCCGATAG
- a CDS encoding ATP-binding protein has protein sequence MVIRRMTRFRTKVLWSIMPMILALCVLFGGMSLYQHNRLLHREFVKQGKALASNLAASGELGVFSEDERFLNASLRGITGEEDVAYVFIYNDAGKRLIGGGRTLTQPGSALTTEPLSDDIRTRILATHQPVSRTLKGTGSESFLEFYAPILSAEVRLIEEQFFGMPRSDRGLGENRTRVIGIARVGLSMRNIDAHSAYLIKLWAMLSIVFLAAGAIAAYALSRMITRPITRLTESAARMAEGQIDQEIPVDSRDEIGTLATTYNQMAKALKRTLDERTRVATELRDLNRNLEDRIRERTSQLRHLHQLGVSMQEPLPLSERLNLILKGVHEVIGFDRIIIWLPDREDLSLEMVAAVGFSSAPGTVQVPISDEVPTLARAYRDRVEIVIEERHEVPPELRVQPPHDKVPALRSRSFVVLPLISRRRSVGVLAADNAVSRKPIAPQLDLLRIFASQAAVAIENAQLFQEVEETNRQLARASRHKSEFLANMSHELRTPLNAILGFTELIIDEIYGKVPDELREPIEDIHTNGRHLLRLINDVLDLSKIEAGHMQLNLGEYSVQSFIDSVISATRSLAVEKRLELISRVEEGLPAAVSDSKRIIQILMNLVGNAIKFTPSGGSVIVTAKRVSSSEFRVSSLEPETRNPKPETSKIPDFLEVSVADTGIGIPTEELKSIFGEFSQVDSSITREYGGSGLGLSIAKRLVEMHGGSIWAESQVGKGSIFYFRIPLRTQWDDSP, from the coding sequence ATGGTAATCAGACGGATGACCAGATTCAGGACAAAGGTCTTGTGGTCGATCATGCCGATGATCCTGGCGCTCTGCGTCCTCTTTGGCGGGATGTCGCTCTATCAGCACAACAGATTACTGCATCGAGAGTTTGTGAAACAGGGAAAGGCTCTTGCCAGTAATCTGGCCGCCAGCGGCGAACTGGGCGTGTTCAGTGAGGACGAGCGGTTTCTCAATGCCTCGTTGCGCGGGATCACCGGCGAAGAAGATGTTGCCTACGTCTTTATTTACAACGACGCTGGAAAGCGTCTGATCGGCGGAGGCAGGACCCTGACCCAACCCGGTTCAGCATTGACCACCGAACCCTTGAGTGATGATATCCGTACCCGGATCCTCGCCACCCACCAACCTGTCAGCAGGACCCTCAAGGGTACCGGGAGCGAGTCGTTCCTGGAGTTCTACGCCCCGATCCTCTCTGCTGAAGTCCGCCTGATCGAGGAACAATTCTTCGGGATGCCCAGGTCCGATCGAGGTCTCGGTGAGAATCGGACTCGAGTCATCGGGATTGCACGGGTCGGCCTGTCGATGCGAAACATCGATGCCCACTCAGCCTACTTGATCAAACTCTGGGCCATGCTGTCTATTGTCTTTTTGGCTGCCGGCGCCATCGCCGCATACGCCCTCTCCCGGATGATCACGCGGCCAATCACCCGATTGACAGAATCTGCCGCGCGGATGGCCGAGGGGCAGATCGATCAGGAAATCCCGGTCGATTCTCGAGATGAGATCGGGACATTGGCAACAACGTACAACCAAATGGCCAAGGCATTGAAACGAACCCTCGATGAGCGGACGAGGGTAGCCACGGAGCTCCGGGACTTGAACCGGAATCTGGAAGATCGGATCCGCGAGCGGACCTCTCAACTACGCCACCTGCACCAGCTCGGCGTGTCCATGCAGGAACCGCTCCCACTGTCAGAACGGCTGAACTTAATTCTGAAGGGGGTGCATGAAGTTATTGGGTTTGATCGAATTATTATCTGGCTACCGGATCGCGAGGATCTTTCTCTTGAGATGGTTGCCGCTGTCGGTTTTTCATCAGCACCAGGAACCGTTCAGGTTCCAATCTCCGACGAGGTGCCCACGTTAGCGCGGGCCTATCGAGATCGAGTCGAGATCGTCATTGAGGAGAGGCATGAGGTTCCGCCGGAGCTTCGGGTGCAGCCCCCGCACGATAAGGTGCCGGCCCTTCGCTCTCGCAGCTTCGTAGTCTTGCCGCTGATCTCTCGAAGACGTTCTGTTGGAGTCCTTGCCGCCGACAACGCGGTTAGCCGAAAGCCGATTGCGCCGCAGCTCGACCTGCTGCGCATCTTCGCCTCTCAGGCGGCAGTGGCTATAGAGAACGCCCAGCTCTTCCAGGAGGTGGAAGAGACGAACCGTCAGCTCGCGCGGGCGAGTCGTCACAAATCAGAGTTCCTGGCCAATATGAGTCATGAGTTACGGACGCCTCTGAACGCGATCCTGGGATTTACCGAGTTGATCATCGATGAGATCTACGGCAAGGTTCCAGACGAGTTGCGAGAGCCGATCGAAGATATCCACACAAACGGCCGGCATTTGCTCAGGCTCATCAACGATGTGTTGGATCTCTCGAAGATCGAAGCCGGACACATGCAGTTGAATCTGGGTGAATACTCTGTTCAGTCATTTATCGACTCTGTGATCTCAGCAACGCGATCCCTCGCAGTAGAAAAGCGACTGGAGTTGATCAGCCGAGTTGAAGAGGGTCTGCCGGCGGCGGTGAGCGATAGCAAGCGCATCATTCAGATCCTGATGAATCTGGTGGGCAATGCCATCAAGTTTACCCCATCGGGGGGGTCGGTTATCGTTACGGCGAAGCGTGTTTCGAGTTCGGAGTTTCGAGTTTCGAGCTTGGAACCCGAAACCCGAAACCCGAAACCCGAAACATCAAAAATCCCTGACTTCTTGGAGGTTTCGGTCGCAGACACGGGAATCGGTATTCCCACCGAAGAACTGAAGAGTATTTTCGGCGAATTTAGCCAGGTCGACAGCTCCATTACCAGGGAATACGGCGGAAGCGGTTTGGGACTCAGCATCGCCAAGCGGTTGGTCGAGATGCATGGGGGGTCTATCTGGGCGGAAAGCCAGGTCGGAAAGGGGTCGATCTTTTACTTCAGGATTCCGCTCCGGACCCAGTGGGACGACAGCCCATGA
- a CDS encoding response regulator, which yields MSGKLVLHVEDNEYNRKIIRDLLSKNSYEIVEAHNGEDALDALARQRPDLILMDVQLPKLSGLEVTRRIRADPLLAQIPVIAITSFALSGDDRLAIEAGCNAYIAKPFRPRDLLEMIRRFIGP from the coding sequence ATGAGCGGAAAGTTAGTCTTACATGTTGAGGACAACGAATACAATCGGAAGATCATCAGAGACCTTCTCTCCAAAAACAGCTACGAGATCGTGGAAGCTCATAATGGGGAGGACGCGCTCGATGCGCTGGCTCGACAGCGCCCTGATCTTATCCTGATGGATGTTCAGTTGCCAAAGCTCTCCGGCCTCGAGGTGACTCGCAGGATCAGGGCGGATCCCTTGCTTGCCCAGATCCCGGTAATCGCCATCACCTCATTTGCCCTCAGCGGCGATGACCGGCTGGCCATCGAGGCGGGGTGTAACGCCTATATCGCGAAGCCCTTCCGGCCACGGGACCTCTTGGAGATGATTCGACGCTTCATAGGTCCATGA
- a CDS encoding sigma-54-dependent transcriptional regulator: protein MEGYSAKVLIVDDDASARKILQSRLRAMNVQVLVASSGSEALDQIRRETPAIVLLDLQMPQMSGIDVLRSLKREGLETTVIVVTAHATIEAAVEAMKEGAYDFITKPVDVKHLEIVLGKAFEREALRAQSRFLQTEMEGRLVQVVTENPAINTLLQLARRAASSSSTILVLGESGTGKEVLARSIHRWSPRANYPFTVVNCVAIPDQLLESELFGHERGAFTGAHQLKRGKFEIADRGTVFLDEIVEVPASIQTKLLRVLQDHEFERVGGTRTIRTDIRVIAATNGDLERAMREGSFREDLYYRLNVVSLKLPPLRERKEDIPVLIEYFLRKYAGELKKPVKLLAPGTLDDLTAYHWPGNVRELENVIERAMVLSTGEQIGPEDLPPQVTAGPRRDTFRGKEFHEAVKEFKRWAIQDALKRSHGNQTKAAEILGLQRTYLAKLIRLLEIKVVPSLTEKDRS, encoded by the coding sequence ATGGAAGGATATAGCGCAAAAGTTCTGATCGTCGACGATGATGCATCGGCCAGGAAGATTCTCCAGAGCCGGTTGCGAGCGATGAACGTGCAGGTTCTTGTCGCGTCCAGCGGCTCTGAGGCCCTGGATCAAATCCGGCGAGAGACACCCGCGATTGTCCTGCTTGATCTGCAGATGCCGCAGATGTCAGGGATCGACGTCCTCAGATCATTGAAACGCGAAGGGTTGGAAACGACGGTGATCGTTGTAACCGCGCACGCAACCATCGAAGCCGCAGTAGAGGCCATGAAAGAGGGCGCCTACGACTTTATCACCAAACCGGTCGATGTAAAGCATCTGGAGATCGTCCTGGGTAAGGCATTCGAGCGGGAGGCCCTACGAGCACAAAGTCGCTTTTTGCAGACAGAAATGGAGGGCCGCCTCGTCCAGGTCGTCACGGAAAACCCAGCTATAAATACTCTGCTGCAGCTTGCCCGCCGCGCCGCCAGCAGTAGTTCAACCATCCTGGTCCTTGGCGAGAGCGGGACAGGGAAAGAGGTCCTGGCCAGAAGCATTCACCGGTGGAGTCCTCGGGCCAACTATCCATTCACTGTCGTCAATTGCGTGGCCATCCCGGACCAGTTACTGGAAAGTGAGCTCTTCGGCCACGAAAGAGGAGCCTTCACGGGCGCCCATCAGCTTAAAAGAGGGAAGTTCGAGATTGCGGATCGCGGCACGGTATTTCTCGACGAAATCGTAGAGGTCCCGGCAAGCATCCAAACGAAACTGCTCCGAGTTCTGCAAGACCATGAGTTTGAACGGGTTGGGGGAACGCGTACGATCAGGACCGACATTCGTGTTATCGCCGCTACCAATGGCGACCTCGAACGAGCTATGCGGGAGGGCAGCTTTCGTGAAGATCTCTATTATCGACTGAACGTCGTCAGCCTGAAGCTACCGCCGCTGAGAGAACGGAAGGAGGATATCCCGGTTTTGATCGAGTACTTCCTGCGAAAGTATGCGGGCGAGTTGAAGAAGCCTGTGAAGCTACTTGCCCCAGGCACGCTTGACGACTTGACCGCGTATCACTGGCCGGGAAACGTCCGCGAGCTGGAGAACGTCATCGAACGGGCCATGGTTTTGAGTACGGGGGAGCAGATCGGCCCAGAGGACCTCCCCCCTCAGGTGACCGCAGGCCCACGCCGCGACACATTTAGAGGAAAGGAGTTCCACGAGGCCGTCAAAGAGTTCAAGCGGTGGGCGATTCAGGATGCCCTCAAGCGTTCGCATGGCAATCAGACGAAGGCGGCAGAGATCCTTGGACTCCAGCGCACATACCTGGCCAAGCTTATCCGGCTGCTTGAGATCAAGGTGGTCCCGAGCCTCACCGAGAAAGATCGCTCTTGA